The DNA region CGGATCTCGATATCCTCAAAGATAAGCCTTTTTGAAGCGATTCACGGTTCCAGGCCTGGATAGACTCGCTTTCTGGTAATATTTTGCATACATCTCAGCTCCCCTCTCTGGTTGATCTCTCTTAACTGACCACTCTCTGGCAGCCATCCACATACCCCCCAACTTTCTCCATTACAAACCCACGTGCACGGCTTCCACATTCGACGGGCTTCTGTCTGCCACGGCACCACACCGCACCTTCACCACGTTTTGAACCGTCAGCTCTCTTGCTTCTGTTCCTGGTGAAGCGAGCGAAAAGCAACGAATAGGGAACCTTACGTCTGCttcgcaaccaccacccaccatggCTGACGTCCCGCTCTATGTCGTATCCGACTACTCGTCTTCGGAAAGACGGATCACCCCCTCATGGTCTATCGCTCAGCTCAAGACCAAGTTGGAGCCCATCACCGGCATTCCTCCTTCCTGCCAGCACATCTTCCTCAAGACCTCGTCCAACGATGGGATTCCGATCGAGGCttcggacgaggaggcggtcTATCTGCAAAGCTTTCCGCTAGCGCCATATGCTGAATTGCAAGTAAGTGAGACAAACCCGATCCGTCCCTGTGCCCCTGAATCTATTCGGCCGGGGAACTTTGGTGTGCAGGCGCCATCAAAGTGCAAGTAAACAAGGTGGCGCTGCCATCATCCTGTTGGCACATGGGCAAGGCAGGCCATCAGGCCCTGAGACATGGAGCACGACGTGCCGCCCCACGCCAAATGCTATTCAAGTGACGCGTGGCGGCCGGCTTCTAGTGGTGCTCGCGAATCGTCCTATGATGCTGCCTTCTCCTTCCGGGGTCGGTGAGAGCCACCACGTAGGGGATGTACGTCGAAGGTGCATCGTGCCCTGGTCTCCAGCCGCTCCAGGGgcaggtgtgtgtgtgtgtccaTGGCTAGCTCGGAAGCCATTGGGCGCTCTCCTGCCCCCCCAGCTAGTTTCTTGCTGGCCATATGTCGGTCCGAGGAATCCCTCGAGATGCAAGCTTTTGAAACCCGCAGACTAACAGCGCTTGGCAGGTTGTCGATACGCGGCCAGCGTCTGCCAGGCCCAATTTCACAAGCGCCGTAGGCGTCGAGAAATTCGAGCTGCCTGAAGAGGAGtacgagaagaagacggacTCGGTCCTCGCATGGAAGAAGGCTCAGAAGCTCGGGCGATTCGACCCGAACGCCCCGACCCATGAGCAGGCCAAGATCGACGCCATCGCCAAAGAGATTGGGGCCCGAGGAATCGCGGTGGGGAAGCGGTGcagagttggtggtgacgataCGAGACGCGGGGAGGTCAAGTACGTGGGGGGTGTCAAGGAGATTCCGGGTATTGGTGCCTGGGTGGGCGTCCAACTGGACGAGCCGGTTGGCAAGAATGACGGCAGCGTGGGAGGTACGCGCTACTGGGGCGAAGAGTCGGAGCTTAAGCGTGGCGTGTTTGTGAGAGCAGAGCGGGTGGAGGTCGGGGACTTTCCTGTTCTGGATGACCTTGAGGACATGGAGGAGATCTGAagcccatcaccacaccaacaTATGCGTACCAATGGAAACCTTGACGCCGTCACCATCTTCTGCTGCCCTTGAGGCTTGATTGGCTCTCATCTCGCGCCCAACACCATCTGCCTAGTTGGCTAGTCGCAGAGGCCCGTCCCGATGCGTTAGTGGACTGCACTCTTCCCCAGGTTCCTGAACAGCTGCGCGAAACCGCGGCAAGATGGTGTCCCAGTCATCCTCCAGTGACTCCGTCTTGCTCGCAAGCGCTAGCACTCCCTGATACACTTCCCGTTATTTTGTTGGCACCGAAAAAGCCGCCAGCTTGTAAGCAGGTGGCTGGCCCTTGAAGCCGACCTCGAGACTGCCGTTTCCCAAGCTTCTGCGCCATTGCCGTGTTACCAACATGTGGGTAGTCACCCAGACTTACAGTATGACTGCCTAACGGTCTCTACTTTAGCTCACCGGGCTTGCAAAACTAAGTGAGATTTTCCGCCGAGCAAATATCTCGTCCAAACAAGCTCCAGAAAGATGCCATCAAGATATACCATCACCAGCTCTGGTaaaggggctcaggggcaatCAGGCACTGAAAACCTCGAAACGACAAATGCGACAAAGGGAGGATATGTCTACTCAGGTACCGAATTTGCATTTAACCGCATCTCTCACTGCGAGGTATGGTGCAAGGGGTTGATGGGCCCCGTAACGCCTGATGTTCGAACTCCATGCAGGGCAAGACGTTTACCCCTGAGTGCAACGCTGCCGTTAACAGGCCATCTGTAGCAACCCTCTCAAATTACCACAAAATATCCATTTTGCGTCTTCGCCATTTCTTATGCAGATaactcatcatcactggATATTTTATCTCTCGAAACATCAGCTTTTCTCTCCAATATTGTCTTGCCAAATATCCTTTTTGTTGACAAGTCGGCATTTGATTAGTGGTAGCGCTGtcagcaaaaacaccaagCGTTGTTTAGCATCTGAGACTCGGAACGTCGATCACAGAGACAGGATCTCAAGGAGCAAAAAGCTTCCGAGCCAGCCAAAACATCTACGAGTCCAAACAAAAGTGTTTTCTTTCGGATCACTTCCGAAGTAATCGTCGTTGGATCAGCTTCGCTTTTGTATGCTGCGTGCAAAAAATAGATCCAGTTTACCTACGGCTTTGAGGCTCCACCGAACAGCGCATTCTCTAGTTCAAGTCGTCTCCAACAATATACACCATTAACAGTCATCCATGGGCACATACTGACTCTAGATCATAATTGCATCAAAATCATCGAGTTTTGAAGACAGAGCAACAAACATCGTCCAATTGCATAAACAAACAACCCTGGCCCTCAGTGAGGCACGGCCGTTAGGTGGCACTAGGCAGCTTACAGCTGCTTAAAACTGAACGGGCACTAAAACATATCCAAAACGCCCCCCTTTGTAGATGCATCACACACATCTTGCACACACCAGCTGCTGGTGTCATATTGTCGGCGTCCTTGTCGCGCACGACCTTAATTGCGCCTTTGAATGGCAGCTTAGCCTGGGCAGATGCCATCATGGCCAATGCAGTTCCCGTTTCTGCCTGGCTACTGCGGTACCCGTCTTGTTGCCGTCGTGAGCTGCAAGGGAGCAGTACTCATCtaccaacctcaacccctcaccACACACCCAGCATATGTTTTTCTCCGACGATCAGGAATAGACCAGCCAAAGCCATGGTGAGATGCTGAGATCCCCAGAACGCGGAGAGCCGGCCCTTttccaacccaccacccccacctgCCGCGTCTCCCCTCCGTTCCCTTTTCATCAGAGTTGCTCCGGCCCTTCCGCGCGTGTGGCCGATTCGAAATCGTCATCGCCGTCATTCAAGCCCATCACATTTTCCAGTCTGGCTTGGAGCGACGTCGACCGTTGCCGGCCGTTGGATCTGGAATAATGATGACTTCAATACggactctcctcctcgcctccctctcgtTGGCAACCGTCAGCGCTCAGGATGCAAGGATATCTTGGATCGAAAATGCCCCGGCGTGGCAGGAAGAATCGCTGATGCATCTCCAAATCAGCCCACCCGAGAGCTCGATTCTGCAGCTGACATTTGATGTCTACCCGTTGACCCGCGCGGTCGGGTTGAACGAGAGCACAGAAGTCAGAGACGTGAGCGCGCCAGATACAGCGGTAACCTGAAAGTGCTCTTGTGCTAACGTTGCACAGGACTATCGAATCCAAGGCTTTTTAACCTACGCCGATGATCTCGAAGCCATGAACAACCAGTCGATTGCCCTGGTCAGCTGCGACTCCAACAGCTCGACGAGCCTCGTGGGCGAGCTCATCACGACTGCCAAGCCGAGGGCGATATTGCTGTACAGCATCAAGGGGAACTGCTGCGCGCTGCAGGGTTCCTATCAGGACTTGGAAGGGACGCCTTACGATACATTGTTCACCATGGCGAACCAGGAGGAATCCATTGCTGCCATGAACAGCACACGCTTGGCCGGGGCGTCggctgctgccaccatcacTGGCGGCATCACTGCTGCCGGCCCGGAAACGAGTGCCCAAGTACCGCACAATGGGAACAATTCGGCGGTGGCGATGAGCATCCTGTATAGCATCACAGGTCTCATCACGCTCCTCTTTCTCGTTATCATTGCGACGGGCGCTATCAGGGCACATCGATATCCGGAACGATATGGGCCGCGATCGGGTTACGGCGGACGGCCCCGACAAAGTAGGGCAAAGGGGCTGGCGCGCGCGGTGTTGGAGACGCTTCCCATTGTCAAGTTTGGGGATCCGGCACCGGCAAAACCTGATCCAGCCCTCGAGCTCGAGTCCCAAACATCTCGATCGTCATCCGAGCCGGGGATAGGGACCAGATTGTCAGCCATCCCAGAGGAGCCTAAGACGCCCAGGACacccaaaacacccaaaacacccaaaacGCCAGCAAAGCGGCAAAATGAAGGTCTGGGGACAGTCTTGGAGTCTGAAGATGACGACCAACCAGCCGTAAACCCAACAATTGCTGCCCCCAAAGACGCCAATGGTGGCGACAATGGGACCAAGGACGGCAAGCGGATATCAGAGGAGCACCTCGGATGCTCAATCTGCACCGAGGACTTCCTTGTGGGGGAGGACGTACGGGTGCTACCTTGTGACCACAAATTTCACCCGCCGTGTATCGACCCGTGGTTGATCAACGTATCCGGGACTTGTCCACTGTGGTAAGCGTACTGCTCAATGCGTTTTATTTACCAAACACTAACCTCCACAGCCGTCTCGACCTCCGACCCCACGACGAGCAAAACCCAGAAGaccctcatcacctcgcACCACCCTTGGCCGGCGAATGGAATGAGAATAACGCTCAAACGACACAGCAACACCGCCGGAAATCACTACGGTTCCTCGACCTGCACCGCCTCCGGCACGCCTCGGTTGAGGAACGGATTGAAATCTTGAGAAGACACCGATCACAGCAACAGTTGAGAGAGTCTCAACCACCGCAGTCGTCTTCGTCGGGGTCGACGACGGCAGATTCGGAGGAGCATCACAGCCGACGGGCGAGCTTGGCGGATAGGCTGAGGGATAAGTTTAGGGTTCATACCACCACGAggcaggatggtggtgatggggagatgacaaggacgacgacgacgacgacaacaacaacggcaagGGAGGCtggaccaccaccggcctcgACATAACTACGACAACACACACGACAGGAGCAACATTCTCCACCTATAATGACCGGAGCTTAATGGCAAAAGAATGACATAATTCGCCGAGTATACGACAGGACGGATAATAAGTAATGTTTTGGATAACTATGGGAGACTCTTTGATAGAGAACACCAACAAGGCAAACGCGATGGGGGTTTAATATTCATTTTTTAGCGACAATCTTGGGGAATACCACGGGCATTTTGGGACAAGAAAGGGGCCGGTATCTGGACAAAACTCAAATTGGTcaggaggacaaggacaagactGGATCGGTTAGACAATTTGGCGTTCTTTTGCGTGATGGTTTTGCGGTGATATCATTGCATTTGgcgtgtttttttctttctcttttttgattttttttttttttttttttttggtttcatgaagggggaggatttgggacTGAAGAATGATATAGTTGCTAAATATGAAGTGTTTGGAAGGAACAGGAATGAACATGAACATGGATGAAGTCGACGCAGGGGCAGAAGAACGAATTCGAAGGGAAGAGACTACCGGCTGAGATTGCAGCAGCCGGCCAACTCCCAAGAAATATAGTGCGATCTGATAGATGAGAATAAGTTTTGCGTTTTCGAGTGCGGAAAGTAGCTGAGAAAGAAATATAATCGTTACCAGACAAAACTATACTAGGCAAAACATGATCAGATGTGTCTTGATACAGAAGGCATCCAATCTTTCTCATCAGCCGTTTCACGTGTTGATTAttatcttttttttattctcAAGAAACAACCCTCGAcagaagaagcccatcagTCGTGTGACCTGCCCTTTTTGAGCAGGGCTTGTTTTCGAGATATTTATGGAAGGTCTGGCAAGTTTGTGAGactgggttgttgatggggttaTGCAAGGGACAGGGGCCATGTATCTTATTGCTCTCCTATATTTAAGAAGGGCATTCGTCGATAGGAATGACCGAGGCCGTTGAATTCGACCTGAGAATAATACGGTgagagagtgagtgagtgagggTGAAGCTGGGGGTGGATTATGTAAGACCTCACTTTCCGAACCCCGAAGACAAGGGAGCACGGGCCCCTGGATTGATCGCCGCAGGGATTGGTTGGTTAGCGCTTTGGCCAGGTCGAGGTGGGAACcggggttgagagggggacGCTAGGCTTGTTTGGGACTTACACAGGTATTCAACCCTTACGACCCTTTTGGGAGTGAGGTGTTGAAGGGTGAGATGATTTAGCAGTTCTTGTTTGAGCTCATTCTCAAACAAACCTGACTGAGCGATGCTCAGGTTAACTCATGATCATTATGTCGCAGGGCTAGTCGAGGTGTCTGCATGAACTTGGGACTGAAGGCCAACAACTGTTGTGAGGCGTGAAGTTCATGAGCTAACAATACTGTCCAACGAACGGTTCGAGTCCAGCTCGTCGATTTGTGGACTGATACTTATGTGAGGCTTAACATGGAACTACATTAGCGTGGGCTTCTAGACTTATTCAAACGGTTCAGAAACGGGGGAAACGTCGAGTGTTGACGCCCCTTGTATGGCACACCATTGGAGTTAGCTTCTGTAGTTTGTCTGAGCGGCAAATGACCTGTCAACTGATTCGAGGACCGCGCTGGAAAGCATTCTCCTATCTCTTAGATTGATTGAATTTTTGCTGAGCTTTTGAAGGCTGAGAATCTCGGGCCATATTGTCTCTCTTTTACGGATCTGGACAAGTAGGGAGGAGCACTGGAGTGATACGAGCCATCGGCCGCCGGCCAGGCTAACCCTCTTGTTACCGTTGCACGGCAGTCTGGCTTTTGCTTTGATATGGAAGGCGAAGCAGGGAGTTTCCTTGAGAGAGCCGCGATCGTTGGGTTGTGAAAGGTAAGCCCCGTCGTCGGAGGGTCGGGTTGAGATCGGGCATGTCTTGaacgggaggaagaggtaAGAAGAGGTAAATACGGCCGATGGGGTCGACTGAGAAGACAACAGAAGGAACATGAAATATGGTGGGAAAGAGCCACCCATTATCAACAAATTATCAGTGCCATGCTCCACTCTGAGCAAGTCATCTCTCCCTCTACAACATTCTCTTCAATATTGGGCCAAGCTCGGGACCGATGCGGTGGCACTTTCTATACATACATGATCCCCTGCAGCAAGCATGCATTCCCACATCCAAGCAAGATCATGTTCGCTGACAGCACGAAATCGTCCGCGGCCTTGGTGAGTTGAACACTTGTGAATGGTCCAAGCTAGGGCTGCACCAGATCTTGTCGGAATTGCTTCTGTTGCCACCTGCCATTTATACCATGTCACTCCGATTTGTAATTTTTTTGAGCTCCGAAAAGCGTGGATTCATTGTTCTGATGCATCTCATTGTTTCTCAGGCCAGGTCAACACGGGCAGATGCCGGCTTACCAACACTAGATGGCTGAAA from Podospora pseudocomata strain CBS 415.72m chromosome 3, whole genome shotgun sequence includes:
- a CDS encoding hypothetical protein (COG:O; EggNog:ENOG503NXIM; BUSCO:EOG0926505R), whose translation is MADVPLYVVSDYSSSERRITPSWSIAQLKTKLEPITGIPPSCQHIFLKTSSNDGIPIEASDEEAVYLQSFPLAPYAELQVVDTRPASARPNFTSAVGVEKFELPEEEYEKKTDSVLAWKKAQKLGRFDPNAPTHEQAKIDAIAKEIGARGIAVGKRCRVGGDDTRRGEVKYVGGVKEIPGIGAWVGVQLDEPVGKNDGSVGGTRYWGEESELKRGVFVRAERVEVGDFPVLDDLEDMEEI
- a CDS encoding hypothetical protein (COG:O; EggNog:ENOG503NYFQ) is translated as MMTSIRTLLLASLSLATVSAQDARISWIENAPAWQEESLMHLQISPPESSILQLTFDVYPLTRAVGLNESTEVRDDYRIQGFLTYADDLEAMNNQSIALVSCDSNSSTSLVGELITTAKPRAILLYSIKGNCCALQGSYQDLEGTPYDTLFTMANQEESIAAMNSTRLAGASAAATITGGITAAGPETSAQVPHNGNNSAVAMSILYSITGLITLLFLVIIATGAIRAHRYPERYGPRSGYGGRPRQSRAKGLARAVLETLPIVKFGDPAPAKPDPALELESQTSRSSSEPGIGTRLSAIPEEPKTPRTPKTPKTPKTPAKRQNEGLGTVLESEDDDQPAVNPTIAAPKDANGGDNGTKDGKRISEEHLGCSICTEDFLVGEDVRVLPCDHKFHPPCIDPWLINVSGTCPLCRLDLRPHDEQNPEDPHHLAPPLAGEWNENNAQTTQQHRRKSLRFLDLHRLRHASVEERIEILRRHRSQQQLRESQPPQSSSSGSTTADSEEHHSRRASLADRLRDKFRVHTTTRQDGGDGEMTRTTTTTTTTTAREAGPPPAST